A portion of the Cohaesibacter gelatinilyticus genome contains these proteins:
- a CDS encoding NAD-glutamate dehydrogenase, producing MTLDLDSDHTKHIADAQKLIAKAGPLHQTYLKHLFYQSDKEDLARYSAAELAQLASWSMDNFAKSFDGHHQIHISDLTFKDDADALINQVTVIELHNVNKPFLVDSVMGVLQNAGHDIHLVLHPIITAERDDNQALSDLHERAAAQTNPKLRRESLIHVHVSRLGSKKQREELHNALNDILNDVSSVVEDWKAMLLRLEETIAIFKITPPPLPQEDIDETVEFLRWLVNNNFTLLGMREYAINADSDGGELARTDRPGLGVLRNPEVRVLRRGNELVTMTPEIKEFLMKPEPLIITKTNVKTGVHRRAYMDYIGIKLYDDHGTLTGELRIVGLFTSTTYNRSATHIPFLRRKVTQTLEKAAVDPSGHSGKALLNVLEGYPRDELFQIDQEILLSFSQEILRLHERPRIRVLSRVDKFDRFVSVLVFVPRDRYNTSIRLKIGEFLKGAYDGRLSAVYPDFPDGPLARVHFIIGRSSGKTPTPSRNELEESVQKIVRTWADGLAEAVKETCPLAKAAQLINLYCDAFSDAYRDTFEPEIAVKDIRVMEGMNGDVDTAIQLYRKPEDPNNRIALKIFHQETPIPLSERVPILENMGFRVIDERSYDIKPVKSEKLFWMHDMELEHADGQDIDINEIRDNLQACFLAIWHDEAENDGYNALVLHANLPWRDITILRTISRYLRQVRIPYSQDYMWQTLNSYPELSALIVDLFHTRFNPDQKNRVSEAARLAGGIDTALEAVANLDHDRIMRRFVDVIQATLRTNFYQRDGAGNNKPTLAFKLNPRAMEEMPEPRPFREIFVYSTRVEGLHLRFGKVARGGLRWSDRPQDFRTEVLGLVKAQQVKNAVIVPVGSKGGFVPKQLPTSGDREAFMAEGIASYKLFISSLLDVTDNLDGQKILPPTKVIRHDEDDPYLVVAADKGTATFSDIANGISEGKDFWLGDAFASGGSVGYDHKKMGITARGGWEAVKRHFREMDRDIQTQPFTTVGVGDMSGDVFGNGMLLSKETKLIAAFDHRDIFIDPDPDTDKSWKERKRVFDLGRSSWRDYNEKLISKGGGIFSRSEKSITLSKEAQTAIGLDQDKATPQEIMQAILKAPVDLLWFGGIGTYIRASDETNADADDRANDAIRIIPSDLRVKVIGEGANLGVTQKARIEFNQLGGRCNSDAIDNSAGVNSSDMEVNIKIALGAAVRAGKMDVEARNTLLASMTDNVADLVLRNNYLQTLSISLTQLRGMEDFGYQKRLMEMLEEMGELDRDVEFLPDNEALSEHVKKALPLSRAEIGVLLAYAKNTLYDELLESSIPDEDYMDKELVRYFPDKMQKTHAIEIAEHRLRREIISTGITNSMINRGGATLIPRIKDKTGASSADIARAFIAVRDSFEMRELNDAIDALDNKVSGDTQLSLYAEIQKLLLSQILWFMRNVPSSMSIADAVKHYGSGIAKVAKELNSHLPPYLATKLEREINRFMDEGVPKALASRIAHLSLLSRIPDIILVADRTGKSLSKAAAAYFAVAGHFKIGRIDALALNLDVSDYYEALALDRVRDNLSEAHNQMTANVLDLATTKKDGLTIWLENQGEAIERTVKAVNAITDSDDLTVSKFAVAAGLLSDLSKN from the coding sequence ATGACTTTGGATCTTGATAGCGATCACACAAAGCATATAGCCGATGCACAGAAACTGATCGCCAAGGCTGGCCCCCTCCATCAAACATACCTGAAACATCTTTTTTATCAGTCGGATAAAGAGGATCTCGCACGCTACAGCGCTGCTGAACTGGCTCAATTGGCGTCTTGGTCGATGGACAATTTCGCCAAAAGCTTTGATGGGCATCACCAGATCCATATCTCAGATCTGACATTCAAGGATGATGCAGACGCTCTGATCAATCAGGTCACGGTCATCGAACTGCACAATGTCAACAAGCCATTTCTGGTTGATTCGGTTATGGGTGTCTTGCAAAATGCCGGCCATGACATTCATCTCGTCCTGCATCCGATCATAACCGCAGAACGTGATGACAATCAGGCCCTGTCCGACCTGCATGAACGTGCAGCAGCCCAGACCAATCCAAAACTGCGTCGTGAAAGTCTCATCCACGTCCATGTCTCACGCCTTGGCAGCAAAAAACAACGTGAAGAGCTGCATAATGCCCTGAACGACATCCTCAATGATGTCAGCTCCGTGGTGGAAGACTGGAAAGCCATGCTGCTGCGCCTTGAAGAAACCATCGCCATCTTCAAGATCACCCCTCCACCTCTCCCACAGGAAGACATTGACGAGACCGTGGAATTCCTGCGCTGGCTGGTGAATAACAATTTCACACTGCTCGGCATGCGCGAATATGCCATCAACGCCGATTCCGATGGAGGCGAACTGGCCCGCACCGACCGACCCGGCCTCGGTGTATTGCGCAATCCTGAAGTCCGAGTGCTGCGTCGTGGCAACGAGCTGGTGACCATGACTCCGGAAATCAAGGAATTCCTGATGAAACCGGAACCCTTGATCATCACCAAAACCAATGTGAAGACCGGGGTCCATCGTCGTGCCTACATGGATTATATCGGCATCAAACTATATGATGATCACGGCACATTGACCGGCGAGTTGCGCATCGTTGGTCTCTTCACCTCCACTACTTATAATCGCTCGGCTACCCATATTCCTTTCTTGCGCCGCAAGGTAACCCAAACTCTGGAAAAAGCCGCCGTTGATCCGTCCGGCCATTCCGGCAAGGCATTGCTGAACGTGCTGGAAGGCTATCCACGCGATGAGCTGTTCCAGATCGACCAGGAAATTCTCCTGAGCTTCAGTCAGGAAATTCTACGCCTTCATGAGCGCCCACGCATCCGGGTTCTTTCCCGCGTTGACAAATTCGATCGCTTCGTCTCGGTGCTGGTTTTCGTTCCGCGTGATCGCTACAACACGTCAATCCGTCTGAAAATCGGAGAATTTCTGAAAGGTGCCTATGACGGCCGTCTTTCCGCCGTCTATCCGGATTTCCCTGACGGACCTCTGGCCCGTGTCCACTTCATCATCGGCCGTTCCTCCGGCAAGACACCGACCCCAAGCCGCAATGAACTGGAAGAAAGCGTTCAGAAAATTGTGCGCACCTGGGCTGACGGATTGGCAGAAGCCGTGAAAGAAACCTGCCCGTTGGCCAAGGCCGCCCAGCTGATCAATCTCTATTGCGACGCATTTTCTGACGCCTATCGCGATACCTTCGAGCCGGAAATAGCGGTCAAGGATATCCGTGTCATGGAAGGCATGAATGGCGATGTTGATACCGCCATCCAGCTCTATCGCAAACCTGAAGATCCAAACAATCGAATTGCTTTGAAGATCTTCCATCAGGAAACCCCGATCCCGCTGTCAGAGCGTGTTCCAATCCTCGAGAATATGGGCTTTCGCGTCATCGACGAGCGCTCCTATGACATCAAACCGGTGAAAAGTGAGAAGCTTTTCTGGATGCATGACATGGAACTGGAACATGCAGACGGTCAGGATATTGATATCAACGAAATCCGTGACAATCTGCAGGCCTGTTTCCTTGCCATCTGGCATGATGAAGCCGAGAATGATGGCTATAATGCGCTTGTTCTGCATGCCAACCTGCCTTGGCGCGATATCACGATCCTTCGCACCATTTCTCGCTATCTGCGTCAGGTTCGCATTCCTTATTCCCAGGATTATATGTGGCAGACGCTGAACAGCTATCCTGAATTGTCAGCACTGATCGTGGATCTGTTCCATACCCGCTTCAACCCGGATCAGAAAAACCGTGTCTCCGAGGCCGCACGTCTGGCCGGTGGCATTGACACCGCTCTGGAAGCCGTGGCCAATCTTGATCATGATCGCATCATGCGTCGCTTTGTTGACGTCATTCAGGCAACCCTGCGCACCAATTTCTACCAGCGTGATGGGGCTGGCAACAACAAGCCGACCCTTGCCTTCAAACTCAACCCACGCGCCATGGAAGAAATGCCGGAGCCACGTCCGTTCCGGGAAATTTTCGTCTACAGCACCCGCGTCGAAGGCCTGCATTTGCGCTTTGGCAAGGTTGCCCGTGGTGGACTTCGCTGGTCGGATCGTCCGCAGGATTTCCGCACCGAGGTTCTGGGTCTGGTAAAAGCCCAGCAGGTTAAAAATGCCGTCATCGTACCAGTGGGCTCCAAAGGTGGCTTCGTGCCAAAGCAATTGCCAACCAGCGGTGATCGCGAAGCCTTCATGGCAGAAGGCATCGCATCCTACAAACTCTTCATTTCGTCCCTGCTGGATGTAACCGACAATCTGGATGGTCAGAAAATTCTGCCACCAACCAAGGTCATCCGTCACGATGAAGATGATCCATATCTGGTGGTCGCAGCCGATAAAGGCACCGCAACCTTCTCCGATATTGCCAATGGCATATCTGAAGGAAAGGACTTCTGGCTGGGTGACGCTTTCGCTTCCGGCGGATCCGTAGGCTATGACCACAAGAAAATGGGCATCACCGCTCGGGGTGGCTGGGAAGCGGTAAAACGCCACTTCCGCGAAATGGACCGCGATATCCAGACCCAACCCTTCACCACTGTTGGTGTAGGCGACATGTCCGGCGATGTCTTTGGCAATGGCATGCTGCTATCCAAGGAAACCAAGTTGATTGCCGCTTTCGATCACCGCGATATCTTCATTGATCCGGATCCGGATACCGACAAAAGCTGGAAGGAGCGCAAACGCGTCTTCGATCTTGGCCGTTCTTCCTGGCGCGATTACAACGAGAAGCTGATCTCCAAGGGAGGTGGCATCTTCTCCCGCTCTGAGAAATCCATCACCCTGTCCAAGGAAGCACAAACCGCCATTGGTCTGGATCAGGACAAGGCCACCCCTCAGGAAATCATGCAGGCCATCCTCAAGGCTCCCGTTGACCTTCTGTGGTTCGGTGGTATCGGCACCTATATCCGCGCCTCTGACGAGACAAATGCGGACGCCGATGATCGCGCCAATGATGCCATCCGCATCATTCCAAGCGATCTCCGTGTCAAGGTCATTGGCGAGGGCGCAAATCTTGGTGTGACCCAGAAGGCTCGTATCGAGTTCAACCAGCTGGGCGGTCGCTGCAACTCTGATGCCATTGATAATTCGGCTGGTGTGAACAGTTCCGATATGGAAGTCAACATCAAGATTGCCCTTGGCGCAGCTGTGCGTGCTGGCAAGATGGATGTCGAAGCCCGCAACACCCTGCTGGCTTCCATGACCGACAATGTGGCCGATCTGGTTCTGCGCAACAACTATCTGCAGACCCTCTCCATCTCGCTCACCCAATTGCGCGGCATGGAAGATTTCGGCTATCAGAAACGTCTGATGGAAATGCTCGAAGAGATGGGCGAATTGGACCGTGACGTCGAATTCCTGCCAGACAACGAAGCCTTGAGCGAGCATGTCAAAAAAGCTCTGCCTCTGTCTCGTGCAGAAATCGGTGTTCTGTTGGCCTATGCCAAAAACACGCTCTATGACGAATTGCTGGAAAGTTCCATTCCTGACGAAGATTACATGGACAAGGAACTGGTGCGCTACTTCCCGGATAAGATGCAAAAAACACATGCAATCGAGATCGCCGAGCACCGACTGCGCCGCGAAATCATCTCTACCGGAATCACCAATTCCATGATCAACCGTGGTGGAGCGACCCTGATTCCACGCATCAAGGACAAAACCGGTGCCAGTTCCGCTGACATTGCCCGGGCCTTCATCGCCGTGCGGGACAGCTTCGAAATGCGTGAATTGAACGACGCTATCGATGCCTTGGATAACAAGGTTTCCGGCGACACCCAGCTTTCGCTGTATGCAGAAATCCAGAAGCTGCTTCTCTCTCAGATCCTGTGGTTCATGCGCAATGTTCCCTCTTCCATGAGCATCGCTGATGCCGTGAAGCATTATGGCTCCGGCATTGCAAAGGTTGCCAAGGAATTGAACAGCCACCTACCGCCCTATCTGGCCACCAAGCTGGAACGGGAAATCAACCGTTTCATGGACGAAGGAGTGCCAAAAGCTTTGGCCAGCCGCATCGCACATCTGTCCCTGCTCTCCCGTATTCCGGATATCATTCTGGTGGCGGACCGCACCGGCAAATCCCTGTCCAAGGCAGCGGCAGCGTACTTTGCTGTCGCCGGTCACTTCAAAATCGGTCGCATCGATGCATTGGCCCTCAACCTTGATGTATCCGACTATTATGAAGCGCTGGCCCTTGACCGTGTTCGCGACAATCTGTCCGAAGCTCACAACCAGATGACAGCCAATGTACTTGATCTGGCAACCACCAAGAAGGACGGTCTGACCATCTGGCTGGAAAATCAGGGTGAAGCCATCGAACGCACGGTGAAGGCCGTCAATGCCATCACTGACAGCGATGACCTCACGGTCTCCAAATTTGCTGTCGCGGCAGGCCTGTTATCCGATCTGTCCAAAAACTAG
- a CDS encoding aminotransferase class I/II-fold pyridoxal phosphate-dependent enzyme — protein sequence MQQERSPFQQLADLLEGVEPGQSPINLTLGEPKHAMPAFIGDIIRENETGFRPYPPIRGTDDFRETVASWIENRYQTGDLITAEKHILPLNGTREGLFHAAIGARDWAKTQPGKPTENPAILLPNPFYHSYAAGAHAMDAEAVFLNGTNESNFLPDLDELATETHLLDRTIAFFYASPANPQGSIASLQDWQKLIALARKHKFMIFADECYSEIYRTTPPPGILQACEGNVSNIITFHSLSKRSNLAGLRCGFAAGDADFLTQWTKYRNMAAPQVPLPLLAAGAAAYRDEAHVEENRRLYNEKYEAARRILGTDLDYQQPEGGFFLWLNIRAFGTDIAVTKKLWKQAGVRVIPGSFLARRDRQNINPGEDFIRLALVAPLDETSTALSRLKSCLLDQ from the coding sequence ATGCAGCAAGAACGCTCTCCGTTCCAACAGCTCGCAGATCTTCTGGAAGGCGTTGAGCCGGGCCAAAGCCCGATCAATCTCACTCTGGGTGAGCCAAAGCATGCCATGCCTGCCTTTATCGGAGATATCATCCGCGAAAATGAAACCGGTTTTCGCCCTTATCCACCTATCCGAGGAACGGATGACTTCCGCGAAACTGTGGCCAGCTGGATAGAGAACCGTTACCAAACCGGCGACCTGATCACCGCCGAGAAGCATATTCTGCCCCTGAACGGCACCCGCGAGGGCCTGTTTCATGCAGCCATTGGCGCACGCGACTGGGCAAAAACCCAGCCCGGCAAACCAACTGAAAATCCTGCCATCTTACTGCCCAATCCCTTCTATCATTCCTATGCTGCTGGCGCTCATGCCATGGATGCGGAAGCTGTATTCCTGAACGGAACCAACGAGAGCAATTTCCTGCCGGATCTGGATGAGTTGGCAACTGAGACTCATTTGCTGGATCGTACCATTGCCTTCTTCTATGCATCACCCGCCAATCCGCAAGGCAGCATTGCAAGCCTGCAAGACTGGCAGAAGCTGATCGCATTGGCCCGCAAGCATAAATTCATGATTTTTGCCGACGAATGCTACTCGGAAATATATCGAACAACTCCGCCACCGGGCATTTTGCAAGCATGCGAAGGCAATGTGTCAAACATCATCACATTTCATTCGCTTTCCAAACGTTCCAATCTCGCAGGCTTGCGCTGCGGATTTGCTGCAGGTGACGCCGATTTTCTCACCCAATGGACAAAATATCGCAACATGGCGGCCCCACAGGTGCCATTGCCATTGCTGGCCGCAGGCGCTGCTGCTTATCGCGATGAGGCACATGTTGAAGAAAATCGCCGACTATATAATGAGAAATATGAGGCAGCACGCCGCATTTTGGGCACGGATCTGGATTATCAGCAACCGGAAGGCGGCTTCTTCCTCTGGCTCAATATCCGCGCTTTTGGCACGGATATAGCTGTAACCAAAAAATTATGGAAGCAGGCAGGTGTAAGGGTCATACCCGGATCCTTTCTTGCCCGTCGCGACCGGCAGAATATCAATCCGGGCGAAGACTTCATCCGATTGGCTCTGGTCGCCCCATTGGATGAAACTTCCACAGCTTTGAGCAGACTGAAATCCTGTCTGCTTGACCAATAG
- a CDS encoding DNA translocase FtsK 4TM domain-containing protein — protein sequence MSATQPFETLHKDRDSALRRALRRNAFAATGLFGLALCAMIAGALATWHVADPSLSNATEIAPRNFLGLPGAMISDLMIQTFGLGSAFLLIPPVIWFWRLVRIHPMRITRIRSLAWLGGLAAIAIAFSTIPAPNSWPLPISLGGMIGDGFLAVISMIDPHFINGLGAIIIGTAFCAGGILLLLNSVDTTWRQLLSRRRAPVQIVEEEEDYFEDDNEYGQSYEQPDPAYAEQSHASDDQVLDRTQNQPRKLGPLAIARGAIGHWLLARKAQKQRPASQTSEQMPVAEPHPAPMQDPATQYNHMPATHQQPSRPLGLWAAIKAQLAGEEDDGLQTLANRQEPHMGAAPYGQHPAMGMGQAPTHAVHPTAHGHMTQNSQTMQAPLGYQEQPMAQHDQGQNQGRNFHQYDQNTGYPNAGHEQDPAMMPDQGAAPWEDASTEQTGPVGMAPPSQLARETQAPVQQAVTNEQVQSKTMREGVGKRMVRAAKNNTFIRKQEFQFPPMSFLEEPKSLGPNAGLTADQLEHNARLLEGVLSDFGIRGEIIKVRPGPVVTLYELEPAPGIKSSRVIGLADDIARSMSAISARVAVVPGRNAIGIELPNARRETVYLRELLSSSDFEKSKAKLPICLGKNIGGDPVIADLARMPHVLVAGTTGSGKSVSINTTIMSLLYRHTPEQCRLIMIDPKMLELSIYDGIPHLLTPVVTDPSKAVVALKWAVREMEQRYKHMSKMGVRNIDGFNNRVRQSLAKGEAVTRTVQTGFDPETGDPIYEQEELNLEPMPYIVIIVDEMADLMMVAGKDIEGAIQRLAQMARAAGIHLIMATQRPSVDVITGTIKANFPTRMSFQVTSKIDSRTILGEMGAEQLLGMGDMLYMAGGGRTQRVHGPFVADEEVEEIVKHLKLQGVPDYLEAVTEDTEEEQSSGDGSGSSSGGEGTLYDKAVDIVLRDRKASTSYIQRRLSIGYNRAATLIEQMEQEGVISAANHAGKREILVPEEGATM from the coding sequence ATGTCTGCAACGCAACCTTTTGAAACACTTCACAAGGACCGGGATAGCGCTCTGCGCCGTGCCCTGCGCCGCAATGCCTTTGCGGCAACCGGCCTGTTTGGTCTGGCTCTCTGCGCCATGATTGCCGGAGCATTGGCCACCTGGCATGTCGCAGATCCGTCGCTATCCAATGCAACAGAAATTGCACCACGCAACTTCCTTGGCCTTCCCGGTGCCATGATCTCGGATCTGATGATTCAGACCTTCGGCCTTGGTTCGGCCTTCCTCCTTATCCCGCCCGTCATCTGGTTCTGGCGTTTGGTGCGTATTCATCCTATGCGTATCACCCGTATACGATCCTTGGCCTGGCTTGGTGGCCTAGCAGCAATTGCTATTGCATTTTCGACAATCCCTGCTCCTAACAGTTGGCCTCTTCCCATCAGTCTTGGTGGCATGATCGGTGATGGTTTCCTCGCCGTCATTTCCATGATCGATCCTCATTTCATCAATGGGTTGGGCGCAATAATCATCGGCACGGCTTTCTGCGCCGGAGGTATTCTATTGCTGCTCAATTCTGTCGACACCACCTGGCGTCAACTTCTGTCGCGCCGACGGGCACCCGTGCAAATTGTCGAAGAAGAAGAAGATTATTTCGAAGATGATAATGAGTATGGTCAGTCATATGAGCAACCTGATCCAGCTTATGCGGAACAATCTCATGCATCAGATGATCAAGTTCTGGATCGCACCCAAAATCAACCAAGAAAACTAGGCCCTCTGGCAATCGCCCGTGGTGCTATTGGCCACTGGTTACTGGCACGAAAGGCACAGAAACAGCGCCCGGCGTCACAAACATCAGAACAAATGCCAGTAGCAGAGCCTCATCCAGCTCCCATGCAGGACCCGGCCACACAATACAATCATATGCCTGCAACCCATCAACAACCATCACGCCCGTTAGGTCTCTGGGCCGCGATCAAAGCACAGTTGGCTGGCGAGGAAGATGATGGTCTGCAAACATTGGCCAATCGTCAGGAACCCCATATGGGTGCCGCCCCCTATGGGCAACATCCTGCCATGGGCATGGGTCAGGCCCCTACGCACGCCGTCCATCCCACCGCTCATGGTCACATGACGCAAAATAGCCAGACCATGCAGGCCCCTTTGGGATATCAAGAACAACCAATGGCTCAGCATGATCAGGGGCAGAATCAGGGCCGGAATTTTCATCAATACGATCAAAATACCGGATATCCCAATGCAGGGCATGAGCAAGATCCTGCCATGATGCCAGATCAAGGCGCGGCACCCTGGGAAGATGCATCTACCGAGCAAACCGGCCCGGTCGGCATGGCACCTCCATCCCAACTCGCCCGCGAGACGCAGGCTCCGGTACAACAAGCTGTAACCAACGAGCAAGTTCAGTCGAAAACAATGCGTGAAGGCGTTGGCAAGCGCATGGTCCGCGCAGCCAAAAACAACACCTTCATTCGCAAGCAGGAATTCCAGTTCCCGCCCATGTCTTTTCTGGAAGAACCAAAGAGCCTTGGTCCCAATGCGGGCCTGACCGCTGATCAGCTGGAGCATAATGCTCGTCTTCTGGAAGGTGTCTTGTCCGACTTCGGCATTCGCGGCGAAATCATCAAGGTACGCCCGGGCCCGGTTGTGACATTGTATGAGCTGGAACCGGCTCCAGGCATCAAATCTTCTCGTGTCATTGGTCTGGCGGACGATATCGCCCGTTCCATGAGTGCAATCTCCGCTCGTGTTGCGGTGGTTCCCGGTCGCAACGCCATTGGTATCGAGCTGCCAAATGCCCGCCGCGAGACCGTTTATTTGCGCGAATTGCTATCAAGCTCTGACTTTGAGAAATCCAAAGCCAAACTGCCAATCTGCCTCGGCAAAAATATTGGTGGTGATCCGGTTATTGCCGATCTGGCCCGTATGCCGCACGTGCTGGTCGCCGGTACCACCGGTTCCGGTAAGTCGGTTTCGATCAACACCACGATCATGTCCCTGCTCTATCGTCATACACCAGAGCAGTGCCGCCTGATCATGATCGACCCGAAAATGCTGGAATTGTCCATCTATGACGGCATTCCGCATTTGCTGACCCCGGTCGTGACCGATCCATCCAAGGCAGTAGTTGCCTTGAAATGGGCCGTGCGGGAAATGGAGCAGCGCTACAAACACATGTCCAAGATGGGCGTGCGTAATATCGATGGCTTCAACAATCGTGTGCGCCAGTCCTTGGCCAAAGGCGAAGCCGTAACACGCACCGTGCAAACCGGTTTTGATCCGGAAACCGGCGATCCGATCTATGAACAGGAAGAGCTGAACCTGGAGCCGATGCCATATATCGTCATCATCGTTGACGAGATGGCCGATTTGATGATGGTTGCAGGCAAGGATATCGAGGGCGCCATTCAGCGCCTTGCCCAGATGGCCCGCGCCGCCGGCATTCACCTGATCATGGCAACACAGCGTCCATCGGTCGATGTGATCACTGGTACCATCAAGGCGAACTTCCCGACCCGCATGTCCTTCCAGGTGACCTCGAAAATTGATTCCCGCACCATTCTTGGCGAGATGGGAGCCGAACAATTGCTTGGCATGGGTGATATGCTCTATATGGCTGGCGGCGGTCGCACACAGCGTGTTCATGGTCCGTTTGTAGCGGACGAGGAAGTCGAAGAAATCGTCAAGCACCTCAAACTGCAAGGCGTACCGGACTATCTGGAAGCTGTAACCGAAGACACTGAGGAAGAGCAAAGTTCTGGTGATGGCTCTGGCTCCAGTTCTGGCGGAGAAGGCACACTCTATGACAAGGCGGTCGATATCGTGCTGCGGGATCGCAAGGCCTCAACCTCCTATATCCAGCGTCGCCTCTCCATCGGCTATAACCGCGCTGCAACACTGATTGAGCAAATGGAGCAGGAAGGCGTCATCAGCGCGGCCAACCATGCGGGCAAACGCGAAATTCTGGTACCAGAAGAGGGAGCGACCATGTAG
- a CDS encoding LolA family protein has translation MFRPSRPLKSRRSFLGLVMATGLALTLPMVSSAQAMTNEATKALTIISKAFNANTTMNGEFIQTAGSGDTLQGYFFIQRPGKIRFYYSAPSYTDIIADGKTLSIEDRKLKTQDIYPLSKTPLKVLLSERLDLARDKRVKKVDLAQDIVSVVVEQESLFGDGTLTLVFERESSLLRQWTIQDAQGNDTTVTVFNIETGKPIKQSLFKIKRDLMPERREEN, from the coding sequence ATGTTTCGTCCCTCTCGCCCACTGAAATCCCGTCGTTCATTTCTTGGTCTTGTCATGGCAACCGGGCTGGCATTGACACTTCCCATGGTCTCAAGTGCCCAAGCAATGACCAATGAAGCTACCAAGGCACTCACCATCATTTCCAAGGCCTTCAACGCCAACACGACCATGAATGGTGAATTCATCCAGACAGCGGGCAGTGGCGATACTTTGCAAGGTTATTTCTTCATTCAACGCCCGGGCAAGATCCGCTTCTATTATTCGGCCCCGTCCTATACCGACATCATTGCCGATGGCAAAACCCTGTCCATCGAAGACCGAAAACTCAAAACCCAGGACATCTATCCTCTGTCAAAAACACCGTTGAAAGTGTTGTTGTCGGAAAGGCTTGATCTGGCAAGGGACAAGCGCGTCAAGAAGGTCGATCTGGCTCAGGATATCGTCTCGGTGGTGGTTGAACAGGAAAGTCTGTTTGGCGATGGCACCCTGACCCTCGTCTTTGAGCGCGAAAGCAGCTTGTTGCGGCAATGGACCATTCAGGACGCACAAGGCAATGACACGACGGTTACCGTCTTCAACATTGAAACCGGCAAACCGATCAAGCAATCTCTCTTCAAGATCAAACGCGATCTGATGCCCGAACGCAGAGAAGAAAACTAG
- the xth gene encoding exodeoxyribonuclease III, with amino-acid sequence MTLTIATWNINSVRSRIKLVEQFESDRAPDILCLQETKCMNDQFPSAALKKLGYEHLAINGQKSYHGVATLSRVPFTDVEIREFCNKGDARHIAVTVDTDKGPIKIHNFYVPAGGDVPDPEVNDKFRHKLDFLNEMTEWLQGEETNCNAILVGDLNIAPHENDVWSHKQLLKVVSHTPIEVEQLAKVQNAGNWVDSVRNHIPTSERVYSWWSYRSPNWAKSDKGRRLDHIWATPHIADQVSAIEVYKTARAWEKPSDHAPIIAKLDVEWRNL; translated from the coding sequence GTGACACTGACCATTGCCACCTGGAATATCAATTCTGTGCGCTCACGCATCAAACTGGTTGAGCAATTCGAAAGTGACCGGGCTCCGGATATCCTGTGTCTTCAGGAAACCAAATGCATGAATGACCAATTCCCGTCTGCAGCCCTGAAGAAACTGGGTTACGAGCATTTGGCAATCAATGGTCAGAAAAGCTATCACGGCGTTGCCACCCTTTCCCGCGTGCCTTTCACGGACGTCGAGATCCGCGAGTTCTGCAACAAGGGCGATGCCCGCCATATCGCAGTGACAGTCGACACCGACAAAGGCCCCATCAAGATCCATAACTTCTATGTGCCTGCAGGCGGAGATGTGCCAGATCCGGAAGTGAATGATAAATTCCGACACAAACTGGATTTTCTGAATGAGATGACAGAGTGGTTGCAGGGTGAAGAAACCAATTGCAACGCCATTCTGGTTGGCGATCTAAATATCGCTCCCCATGAGAACGACGTCTGGTCCCACAAACAATTGCTGAAAGTCGTCAGCCATACCCCGATTGAAGTCGAGCAACTTGCCAAGGTTCAAAATGCAGGCAACTGGGTGGATTCCGTTCGCAACCATATCCCGACTTCCGAACGTGTTTACAGCTGGTGGTCCTATCGCTCACCCAATTGGGCAAAGTCCGATAAAGGCCGTCGCCTTGATCACATCTGGGCAACCCCGCATATTGCCGATCAGGTGAGCGCCATCGAAGTTTACAAAACCGCTCGTGCTTGGGAAAAACCATCAGATCACGCGCCAATCATCGCCAAACTGGACGTGGAATGGCGCAATCTCTAA